GACGATTCAGCGTGGTGGGGTCATGCATGCGGAAAAAGTAGCCCAGCAATTCCTCGTAGCTTAAGCGCGTGGGCTCAAACACCACCTGCACGGCCTCGGCATGGCCGGTCCGGCCGGTGCAGACTTCCTTGTAGGTGGGCGATTCCGTGGTGCCGCCCGTATATCCGACGGTGGTCTCCAGCACGCCGGGAATTTTGCGGAGGATTTCCTCCATGCCCCAGAAACAGCCCCCGGCCAGGGTGGCAATTTCGGTTTTTGCGGCGGAAGCGGCGTTGGCGGCGGCGGGTTTGGGCTTGTAAAGGCCCGCTTTGATGAACGGCTCCAGGTACTCGCCGTAACCTTCCTCGGCCATTTTTTCGACGGGGATGAAGCGCAGGGCGGCGGAGTTGATGCAATAGCGCAGGCCGGTGGGCTTGGGGCCGTCGGGAAACACGTGGCCCAGGTGGGAGTCGGCTGCTTTGGAGCGCACTTCAATGCGCTCCATGCCGTGTGAAAGGTCCGGTTTTTCGATGAGCTGGGTGCCCGGCAGCGGGCGGGTGAAGCTGGGCCAGCCGGAGCCGGAATCGAACTTGTCCAGCGAACTGAACAACGGCTCGCCGCTGACGATGTCCACATAAATGCCCGGCTTTTTATTATCCCAGTAGGCGTTGCGGAAGGGAGGCTCGGTGCCACACTGCTGGGTAACGTGGTATTGCAAGGGGTCGAGTTTCTGCTTCAACTCGGCAGCGTCCGGTTTC
This is a stretch of genomic DNA from Fontisphaera persica. It encodes these proteins:
- a CDS encoding bifunctional methionine sulfoxide reductase B/A protein: MAQNTPPFKKPDAAELKQKLDPLQYHVTQQCGTEPPFRNAYWDNKKPGIYVDIVSGEPLFSSLDKFDSGSGWPSFTRPLPGTQLIEKPDLSHGMERIEVRSKAADSHLGHVFPDGPKPTGLRYCINSAALRFIPVEKMAEEGYGEYLEPFIKAGLYKPKPAAANAASAAKTEIATLAGGCFWGMEEILRKIPGVLETTVGYTGGTTESPTYKEVCTGRTGHAEAVQVVFEPTRLSYEELLGYFFRMHDPTTLNRQHNDVGTQYRSAIFYHSEEQRQTAEKVKARVNASGKWKRPIVTEITKAGKFWPAEDYHQDYLQKNPGGYNCHYLRD